A segment of the Fusarium oxysporum f. sp. lycopersici 4287 chromosome 4, whole genome shotgun sequence genome:
ACCTCCATGAATACCAATGTCACCAGTGCCGGGAACAccctgcatctgcatctggAAGTCCAGAACAGTCTTGGGCTTAAGGATATTGTTCAGAATAGATGTAGCGTTAGCGAAGCGCTTGTTGACGGCGTCGCTGAGATCGCGCTTCAGGCAACGAGGATTGTAGTCCAGAGGGTTGGGGTTGGCAGCGACGCCACCGCCAGGAAGGTCAAGGGCAGCAGGGCCCAAATTGACCTTCATATCCTTGAAAGGACCAGACTTGACACAGCCGCCGCCAGAGCCAGCGGGAAGGTAGACGGGGGGAAGACCACTTGAGGCGCCGAGGATGATATCGGGTTCGTTAGGGATGAATTCACCGTCACCAGAGAGGGACAGGTCACTGCCATCGAAGACAGGAGACTTGTTGAGGCCGCTGAGGGCAGTAAGAGCCCAGTCCCAGTACTACCAGAGTATTAGTGAGAGTAGTTTAGTAGCATGGTGAGTGTACTTACAGGCTGAGTTCCCTTGTAGCCACACTCATTTCGAAGAGCCTCTTCATAGAGCCAAGTGAAGTATCGGTGCCATGTGAGGAAGTTACCAGTGTAGTGGATCATCTGAGTCTGGTTCAGATGAACAGCAACCCAGTCATCGAAACGCGTCTTGGCACCAGCGGCGAAAGACGCAGGAGACTTGGAAGGTTTGGACTGGAGACACTTGACAGCGTCGATGTAAGACTTCTTCTCCGTCTTTGAGAGAGTGCCCCTGTAGCAGATGTTAGAGAAAATGCTGTGTAGGAAAGACAGGGAGCTTACCATTCTCGTCGAACACGGACGTTGCTCCAGTTGCAGGTACTGGCACGCTTGGTCTTATCCCCAGCGAGGTCCTGGGCAGTCTCATATGCAGCAGTAGCGAGATCAGCGAGCTCATCGAGGTTGGTGACCTCGGGTGCAGAGGAGTCAACGGTGGTGGCTTGGGGGGCAGCCAAAACACCAGCGGCGTTGAGGGCCAGGAGGGAGATGAAACCAGCACGCATGATGGCAACCTTgacaagagaaagaaggGACGAAAGAAAGGGCAGGGATCTTCTTTGCAGCACCGGTGTTTGGCTTGAAGGACCAGTGAGTGAAGACTGTCTTGGATGCAGAAAGGTGATGAGCTATATACTACTGTATCATCCCCTTGGACATTTCCCCTTCTCCTGCatttcaaggtcaaggattACCACGCATAATCGTTCAGGGCCAGCCCATGGATCTTGACCTAGGGCCTATCAATTGGAGCGAGTACGCTTACATCTCTAACGGGAATATACCCCCGAGACGAAGGCAGGGTCGTTGACTAAAACCCTAGAACCAACGGTAGACGAGAACTTTTATGTGGGCTCCTAAAAGCCCGTCCCTTGTTGCCGAGGCGGAGGGGTTCGGTTCGTTCGGCCAGATAAGTTATAGCTTAGATCTAATCCGATTTAGGGACTCCTCAGCGGGTTTGCATGAGCATTGGAATTGCAGGGGTGAACCAACTACGCCACCGGACGATTCTTAATTCAGGGGAATAGAGTGCTTACGGTAGGTCTTCTCTCGCGAAATGCATGATTCTGCAGCTGAAGCCATGAACCAACGTTCTTGTCACATTCCAGAGCCCTGGATTTCAGGAGACTATGGGATGCTGGAGTAATAGCGTAGGTAGACGCTAGATTGACGCTTTGGCGCCGGGAGAAACTAGGGTTGATGATCCGGAACAGTTCCGTGCTAAGACGAGTGGAGATTTGGGATCCATAACATCTCGGACACGAACATTGACATTCCCGTTAGTGACGGGACAAAGATTCGTGTTTTAACTACTTTTCTCCGGCGACTAGACTAGCATAACTAGTAAAAGATTGTTGCTGATCGTTATGTCGATCTCCCTCGCGAATCACTCGATGTCACCCAGATGTTTCACTTTGAGGAGAGATGTTAACCCACCCATTTTCGATCGCGGAGTTACATTCAAGTACATGATTAAATAGGCAAGATCACATAGTCGAGATGCATATCACATATAATACAATCAGGTCGAGATAACCTCGCTCACCTTGTCAGGTGGGCCGCCAAGACCTGCACCGCATTGGTCGCTACGGATATTACTCGACCTTCTCTATTAGCCTCGGCTATAACCTGAATGCAGAACAAGAGCGAGACCTGAGCGTTTCATAAGTCCTTTATCCAGAGGACCTGCAGATGTATTAATCCAATCCTGGTAAGGCCAATTACCACCAGCCAGGGTCAGACTCCCCGTTAGGGAACTCGTATGATACACCTGAACGTCGGAGTCACAGTGGCAATACAAGGGTCGTCTTTAGATCAAAAAGATGTGAAGAATCTTTGATTAAACTTGGTAGTTCAGCCGCGTCAAAGTAATGACAGATGGCTTCTAGTGGACTCGCAGCCACGGCAATATGCATAATCTTCCACTTGATTTCCTGGTCAGTGGAAATTTTGTGTTCTAGCTCGTAAAACACCCTGTCGAAAACGTGGTGCACACGACGTAAAGGATCGATAGGAGACCCCCTGGCTGCCCCCTCTCTTGTGCgtgtttcttttcttattatcctGCCCCTTCTCCATCGTCCCAAGTTCTTGGGTCTTTGTACATCCTTCCCTCGGCCACCATGGATCCTCAGGTTCAGCTCCCTTCTAATCCCGACGAGAATGGAGCGGTCGATATTCTTGCTTCTACGGTTCTGGTGATTACTCTGGCGACTATTGTTGTTTTGGCTCGCGTTTATGTGCGGTTGTTTATGATTCGCAACATTGGTTGGGATGTAAGTTGCATCAATGCCTCATCTCGTTTATTTCCCTTTTTTACTCCCACTGCTCCTGTGCCAAGCCCTGAATCTTTCT
Coding sequences within it:
- a CDS encoding tyrosinase — its product is MRAGFISLLALNAAGVLAAPQATTVDSSAPEVTNLDELADLATAAYETAQDLAGDKTKRASTCNWSNVRVRREWGTLSKTEKKSYIDAVKCLQSKPSKSPASFAAGAKTRFDDWVAVHLNQTQMIHYTGNFLTWHRYFTWLYEEALRNECGYKGTQPYWDWALTALSGLNKSPVFDGSDLSLSGDGEFIPNEPDIILGASSGLPPVYLPAGSGGGCVKSGPFKDMKVNLGPAALDLPGGGVAANPNPLDYNPRCLKRDLSDAVNKRFANATSILNNILKPKTVLDFQMQMQGVPGTGDIGIHGGGHYSLGGDPGRDVFTSPGDPAFYLHHSMIDRVWWIWQMLNPKERVNGKNAVQGTNTFLNMPPSAETTLDDYVNIGWVGPERQIKDLMSTLSGPFCYVYL